The sequence ATAGAAGTAAAAACATAAATCAACCTCTTTTCTATATTCAAATCATAACAATAAAATAATAAAAAGTATAGATAATAAGAAGTTAGCAAATAATGACTATTTAGTGGAGTTAAGAACAGTAATCACAAACAAGATAATAGAACATTATCATAAGAGAAAGGAAGATAAAAAATGATTGATAAAACTATAAAAGTGGACGATGTCAATAAAGACTCTGCCCACTTGATGAAGTGCAACTGGTGTAATACGACTATTCTTAGTACAGATAACTTCTATGGAAATTTTGAACAAGAAAAATGGTGTAACTCACTTTCCACCAAAGATATGTCTTTTCCAGAAAAATTTACTTCGTAAAAAGTTTTGTTCGCAACGATATCGCTTGCTCTTACCAATAATGTGGTTGCGGAGTTACAAAGAGTCAGATTAACAGTGGAGCCTTTGACAAGAATAGGTTTAAAAAATCTTTCATAACTATAATTAAATGAACCATCGAGAAGTTCCGCATAAATTGCTTCCTTTAATTCATACTTTCCGCTTGTGGCGGTTGTATGCTCATCAAAATATATATGAACCGCAACAGGTTTTGAGAGATCAATCAAGTTATCTTTTTGAGCACTTAGTAACGTGGACTTTACCGTTCGTTTAATAGAATAGTCTAAAAATCTTTGCTTATGTTTCTTATGTTCAAATATTTCTTTTCTAACTTTTACACTGTCGATGATGCATGAAAAAC is a genomic window of Erysipelothrix amsterdamensis containing:
- a CDS encoding DUF3800 domain-containing protein; the encoded protein is MQNVFFYIDDSGVFGDNKTQYFIYAGYVFFSTEERKHASRKYSAVEKSIKNRIKTPKTKELKSYGLNPKIKSELYRSLNEFRRFSCIIDSVKVRKEIFEHKKHKQRFLDYSIKRTVKSTLLSAQKDNLIDLSKPVAVHIYFDEHTTATSGKYELKEAIYAELLDGSFNYSYERFFKPILVKGSTVNLTLCNSATTLLVRASDIVANKTFYEVNFSGKDISLVESELHHFSCSKFP